One genomic window of Gossypium hirsutum isolate 1008001.06 chromosome D11, Gossypium_hirsutum_v2.1, whole genome shotgun sequence includes the following:
- the LOC107912117 gene encoding uncharacterized protein isoform X1, with amino-acid sequence MVHKRPFAEKDEFEVSFKQPRQVEHSDPQVLTSEPFFSEALISDGSGEGRFTNTNINSNEKHANAFDTEHPGHADDFEINVPGCIANSSQVTCSASEAVSWPEEPLHITSFGECFNPERPMRIISHLEDIYSILLQYPPRKPVLVGPNYQVDIPEWEDSLVARNICYDTDVSETAAGRYENELMGTCIIPMPALESSVSYDKVGRGRTDCNCEDKDSVRCVRQHILEAREELRESLGHERFIELGFCEMGEVVADKWSEEEEQLFHKVVFSNPVSMGKNFWKDLASVFPSRTKMDIVSYYFNVFMLWKRSVQNRCESVSIDSDNDEWQGTDDSGNNEVFSDEDEDSVVESPVCQGDFPYLQNQESGLCVCDEDAADETCDNHSIYFDSAADNIKVSETYSGKLFSNQGPMAQLHEDNLNDEQAKHKKLEVQDDSCTSSDTGAASQETPVTADNGDQRQGNPIGLNNGGSHGYVSEPCDTKVWDSGYTTTCQKTKMDFLPTCSMIEEVFGDGS; translated from the exons ATGGTACATAAGCGGCCTTTTGCTGAGAAGGACGAGTTTGAGGTTTCATTCAAGCAACCAAGACAAGTGGAACATAGTGATCCGCAGGTTTTAACTTCAGAACCTTTTTTTTCTGAAGCCCTGATTTCCGATGGTTCAG GTGAGGGCAGATTCACAAACACTAATATTAATAGCAATGAGAAGCATGCAAATGCCTTTGATACTGAACACCCTGGACATGCTGATGACTTTGAGATCAATGTTCCTGGCTGCATTGCCAACTCTTCCCAGGTTACCTGTAGTGCCAGTGAAGCGGTCTCCTGGCCAGAAGAACCACTTCACATCACTTCTTTTGGAGAATGTTTTAACCCTGAACGTCCAATGAGGATAATATCTCATTTGGAAGATATATATTCTATACTTTTGCAATATCCTCCGAGGAAACCGGTTCTTGTTGGACCTAATTACCAAGTGGATATTCCAGAATGGGAAGATTCACtggttgcaagaaacatttgttATGATACTGATGTATCTGAAACTGCTGCTGGTAGATATGAGAATGAACTGATGGGAACTTGTATCATTCCAATGCCGGCTTTGGAGTCTTCTGTGTCTTATGACAAAGTTGGACGTGGCAGAACTGATTGCAATTGTGAGGATAAGGATTCTGTCAGGTGTGTCAGACAGCACATATTGGAAGCGAGAGAAGAACTTAGAGAATCGCTTGGGCATGAGAGATTTATTGAGCTTGGTTTCTGTGAGATGGGTGAAGTAGTGGCTGATAAATGGAGTGAAGAGGAGGAACAGCTATTCCACAAAGTTGTATTCTCTAATCCTGTATCCATGGGGAAGAATTTCTGGAAAGACCTTGCTTCGGTTTTCCCTTCTCGAACCAAAATGGATATTGTCAGTTATTACTTCAATGTATTTATGCTGTGGAAGAGGTCAGTTCAGAACAGATGTGAATCAGTGAGTATCGATAGTGATAACGATGAGTGGCAGGGAACTGATGATTCTGGCAACAATGAAGTTTTCTCTGACGAAGATGAAGACTCTGTTGTCGAATCTCCTGTATGTCAAGGAGATTTCCCTTATCTTCAGAATCAGGAAAGCGgattgtgtgtttgtgatgaggATGCTGCTGATGAAACTTGTGATAATCACAGTATATATTTCGATAGTGCTGCAGACAATATCAAAGTTTCAGAAACGTATTCCGGTAAGCTGTTTAGCAACCAAGGTCCCATGGCTCAGCTGCATGAAGACAATCTCAATGATGAACAAGCAAAGCACAAGAAACTAGAGGTCCAAGATGATTCATGCACATCTTCTGATACAGGGGCCGCATCACAAGAAACACCAGTGACTGCTGACAACGGTGATCAGCGGCAAGGTAACCCAATCGGGTTAAACAATGGTGGCAGCCATGGATATGTTTCAGAACCATGTGATACTAAAGTTTGGGATTCTGGATATACAACAACTTGCCAAAAAACCAAGATGGACTTCTTACCTACATGTAGTATGATTGAAGAAGTTTTTGGAGATGGGTCTTGA
- the LOC107912117 gene encoding uncharacterized protein isoform X2 → MVQVTCSASEAVSWPEEPLHITSFGECFNPERPMRIISHLEDIYSILLQYPPRKPVLVGPNYQVDIPEWEDSLVARNICYDTDVSETAAGRYENELMGTCIIPMPALESSVSYDKVGRGRTDCNCEDKDSVRCVRQHILEAREELRESLGHERFIELGFCEMGEVVADKWSEEEEQLFHKVVFSNPVSMGKNFWKDLASVFPSRTKMDIVSYYFNVFMLWKRSVQNRCESVSIDSDNDEWQGTDDSGNNEVFSDEDEDSVVESPVCQGDFPYLQNQESGLCVCDEDAADETCDNHSIYFDSAADNIKVSETYSGKLFSNQGPMAQLHEDNLNDEQAKHKKLEVQDDSCTSSDTGAASQETPVTADNGDQRQGNPIGLNNGGSHGYVSEPCDTKVWDSGYTTTCQKTKMDFLPTCSMIEEVFGDGS, encoded by the exons ATGGTTCAG GTTACCTGTAGTGCCAGTGAAGCGGTCTCCTGGCCAGAAGAACCACTTCACATCACTTCTTTTGGAGAATGTTTTAACCCTGAACGTCCAATGAGGATAATATCTCATTTGGAAGATATATATTCTATACTTTTGCAATATCCTCCGAGGAAACCGGTTCTTGTTGGACCTAATTACCAAGTGGATATTCCAGAATGGGAAGATTCACtggttgcaagaaacatttgttATGATACTGATGTATCTGAAACTGCTGCTGGTAGATATGAGAATGAACTGATGGGAACTTGTATCATTCCAATGCCGGCTTTGGAGTCTTCTGTGTCTTATGACAAAGTTGGACGTGGCAGAACTGATTGCAATTGTGAGGATAAGGATTCTGTCAGGTGTGTCAGACAGCACATATTGGAAGCGAGAGAAGAACTTAGAGAATCGCTTGGGCATGAGAGATTTATTGAGCTTGGTTTCTGTGAGATGGGTGAAGTAGTGGCTGATAAATGGAGTGAAGAGGAGGAACAGCTATTCCACAAAGTTGTATTCTCTAATCCTGTATCCATGGGGAAGAATTTCTGGAAAGACCTTGCTTCGGTTTTCCCTTCTCGAACCAAAATGGATATTGTCAGTTATTACTTCAATGTATTTATGCTGTGGAAGAGGTCAGTTCAGAACAGATGTGAATCAGTGAGTATCGATAGTGATAACGATGAGTGGCAGGGAACTGATGATTCTGGCAACAATGAAGTTTTCTCTGACGAAGATGAAGACTCTGTTGTCGAATCTCCTGTATGTCAAGGAGATTTCCCTTATCTTCAGAATCAGGAAAGCGgattgtgtgtttgtgatgaggATGCTGCTGATGAAACTTGTGATAATCACAGTATATATTTCGATAGTGCTGCAGACAATATCAAAGTTTCAGAAACGTATTCCGGTAAGCTGTTTAGCAACCAAGGTCCCATGGCTCAGCTGCATGAAGACAATCTCAATGATGAACAAGCAAAGCACAAGAAACTAGAGGTCCAAGATGATTCATGCACATCTTCTGATACAGGGGCCGCATCACAAGAAACACCAGTGACTGCTGACAACGGTGATCAGCGGCAAGGTAACCCAATCGGGTTAAACAATGGTGGCAGCCATGGATATGTTTCAGAACCATGTGATACTAAAGTTTGGGATTCTGGATATACAACAACTTGCCAAAAAACCAAGATGGACTTCTTACCTACATGTAGTATGATTGAAGAAGTTTTTGGAGATGGGTCTTGA